TTATGGAATTAAACTCAAGAAGTTTTCTTTGataactattttataaataaaataaaatggaagactgggtgtctggggttaatagacataaactattgcctttggaatgaataagcaatgagatctggtTGTGTAGCACTagtaactatatctagtcacttatgatggagcatgaaggaggataacatgagaaaaagaatgtatgcctgactgggtcactttgctttacagtacaaattgacagagcactgtaaaccaactataatggaaaaagtaaagatcatttaaaaagaaaaagaatatgaaaatttaataatatttattatattttctaaatttaaatataatataagcataaatatttttatatgaaaaataaatatgataacagaataaataatatataaatgaacatCATGAAAGTCATTGCTAAGGGACAGATACCACTGGAGTTGAAAAACTTTGAAACATTAATGCTTATTACTACTGAAAAGGAATAACCTGAATTAATTCAATGCATTTTGTGTGTAGATCCAAAATAAGAGgttcttaaaatgacaaaagatgaaTGTGCTAGGATGAGATGGCATCTTAGTCAATGAGAATCATGTCAGGATGACCCCAGGTCTACATCCATAATTCTTAACCTTTCTTGCAAGTTAGTGGTTGAAGACAAGGCTCTCATGATTTCCACTCTGACAGTCTCCCAGGCACAGTCGCcgtatttcttctctttcaggtAGAGATGGATTCCCTCAAAGTACCTCTTCACAGCCATTCCCAGGGCAGATGTCTGCTCTCCCATCACCTGCACCAAGCAGGGGTCCAGGTCTTCCAGCTGCTGATGGAGTCCAGAGCAGAGCTTGTCCAGGAGGGTGGAGTCCCAGGCAGCAGAGGAGCGCTCCGtgtggaagaggaggaaggtCTGCTGGAGCATCTCATGGAGGACAGAGATGGCCTGGGTCTTCTGCAGCTGGCTGCCTTCCACCATCTCCTGGGGGAACCCAAAGTCTTTTCTGTCCTTCAgacagaaggaaggggagagtcTCCTCATCTGACGCAGAAGCACCAGGTTCTTCCTGCTGACGTGCACGTGGTTCTGAGACAGGTCACAGCCCAGAGATGCCCCAGGGCCATAGCTGAACACCACCAGGGCCGTCAGTAGAGAGAACACAAAGGCCATGGGGAAATGAGGGCGCTGCTGGCCTGGCTGAGATGGGTGTCTGGGGGAACCTTGGGGGTAGGTTCTCTGATGCCATTCTCTCTAAGCAAGGCCATTAAACAGGGAACacagtaattttcattttctaaacatttctctactctttcacttcttttttggttttcatttatgtattttgccTATGGTCCAAGACAACATCATCACTGTGAACCATTAATTTTGTCATAGAAGTTTAATTTCCCCCGGAAACTTCAGCTATGTCCATGCAAATGGATATTTATCAATCAAATAAGAAATGTCTTTGTCTTAGAGTCAGAAGTGATGTTGGTGTATAAACACatcctctttgtgtgtgtgaatcCCTTTCCTTCATAAATACTGCTCTTCTCCATTGTAGGAGTAAATTTCTACCTCTGAACTTAGGCTCCATTTTTCCCACCTTATTTACTTAGGAGACCAACTCTCTCAGCTCTATGGTGTCTGTCTGTATTCACTTAGGGATTTACAAGACCACCTTTGGAAATTAACGGCTTTGAAATGGAAGAGGGGTTTTATTTACTATTTGATTAACAGAAGAGGCCAGTGACTATGAGTGAATgatattcttttatgtttctcttgCTTATAGAACAGGTCCACGCAGATCCATGTGGTTCTGCTTCAGGGGACCAGGAGGTCAGGACAGTTACAGACATTGTCCTTTCTTTCCACCACGTTCTTCCTGAGGACATATAGTCCTCCAAAGCCTGGGCCAATACTCCCAACAGAAATCCTGGTTCTTTTCAGGAGAATATGGGTGTGGAGATTCTAATTCCAAGATGATTGTGTTTTCCCAGCATTACCTCCCTCACAAGGGAGATGTCACATCTAGTAACACCCTGTCCTCTCGAGGGACAGAGTCCCCATCCTAACCTCCTGCACCCACTCCCTGAAGCAGACTCACCACATCCTGAGAACTTTAAAATCTCCTCGCTGTGGAGGGCCCTATTTATTTGTTGGGAAGATAATTCTTCTCCCAGGATCTCTGCCTTTGCCCCCAGAATGTTTGCTTGAAGGACCCTAGGCCTCAGTGGTGACCTCCTCCTCTCCTGACATGTGTACTCAGGTATCAAAGGTGCCAGCAGCCCTTAGATGTTGAGAGCAAAGGTGTGTTCTGTCTTAGGATGTGGAGGAGTTATCTGGTTGAAATCATTTCAGTTTGACTTGACAGATAATTTGCGTTTTGTCAATACAAATTTGTTAGTCAACTCTTGTCCTTAAACAAATGAATGCTTGTTATACTCAAAGTTTCTCAGCTGGAGACAGGTGATTTAGTGACAAAGTTGTCTCTCATGAGACACTTATGTCACAGAAAATAATGATCTTCAGTTGGTCATTCATTCAGTGGATCCCTCTgggtttctctcttcctctgtctctgggATGCAGGGCAGTGAGGCCTGGGCTATTCTTAGGGGAGAAATtgccttcttttctttacttGTATGTGATTCTTCACTTAAGGTTTTTAGAAATTGCATTCACTAATGTTAGGGGTTTGTAGGGCTAGtttaggtaagaaaaataaaggaagtaaaGGAAGGCAAATGGGCTGCAATTGCTATCATTTTCAAGACTTTAGATATTTTGTTTCTCATTGCAACTTTCCTGAAAGTAAAATTTGACAGTTGCtttgtggaaaagaaaagcaatgtagGTCTGAATGTCTTGAATGTGAAATATGGAAGTGGTTTTCCACTGATACAATGACATATTCTAAGTTAGCAAACTTCAGTGCAGCACAGATGGGGACAAGGCAATGCAGAGGGGAAGGGTGAGGTTCATATGAACAACAGGAAGGGGTGAACATGGCTGCTTCATGGATGATCTTGAGGTACCAATGAAATACCTGGAGGAGAGTAAGATGACAAAAGATGCTTAATTCTACTTCCGATGCCAAAGTGTTGCTGTCTGCTGTTTTATAGGGCACCACAGGGTATGGTCTGAGCCAACTAAAGTGACTTTTAAGTTCTAATGAAAAATTGACAAAATCCCTATTAAGTGGTTAGAAGACAGTAGATGTTTCTGccaattgagggaaaaaaaagatctctaAGATTTTTATGAGTGATTTCTTCAGTCAAATATAGTAAAGTAACTTTATTAACCCCACAACAGCGGACACCTGCAATATATTTGTCTtgatttttcttgtgattttaagaacaacaacaaagcacCTAACAGTTTCTGTCCATATGAGCTCTGACATTTCTCCTTCAGGATGACAACTAAGAAATCCCTCTCCATCTGGTTCCACAGGAATGAAGTCACTGGACTTTAATACACCCTGAAAGGAGGCCAGGGTGGGGACTAAGAAGGAGACATTCTGTGCTTCAGGAAAACAGACAGATCAGGCCTTCAGATAGTAGATCATTTCAGGAGAAAATCTTATGAAAGCAATTTCTTGCCTCTTTTTACACCTAGAAAAGTAGTAAAATACTTACAAACTTCTACCGAAATGTGTCTTTGATGGCAGGTACCCCATTTGCCAAAATCATATATGTGTATTGATCTCTCCCCCAACCACCTGGAGCAGATCCTTAGAGCTGTCAGAGCAGCTCTCctccaggctatagtcctcaggaAATCCCCCAAGAACTGACTCCCAGCTCTCATGTTGTCCATTGTTTGTTCAGTGGACAAGGACCTCGCTGATGTCCCAGGAGTCCTCTGCAGGTCAGCCTGATGTTCTCATTCCCAAAGACAAGTGTGCCTCTCACCTCCAGCCCAAACTGGACCTTCTGTTGTCTCCAGAGAGCCCAGTGAAGAGTCTCTTCTCTTTATTGTTCTAGCTAATGGTTAAGATGTGGTTTCTGATGAGGCTTTGGACTGACCAAGGGGGAAAAGCGTATGTGCTTCCTAGACAGAAGCAGTGAAGGTTTTTAAAGGGCTGCTTATCAGGGAGAGCCTGGTTTGAACTCAATAGTCAGCCACACTGCCTAGAGTAGTTGTCTTGATTTGTGTCTTTAGTCACAACCTAGAAAGCAGCATAAAACAATACCATTATTTAAAACAACATTCACTAATAAGATGGCATTTTTAGAAGTAATATAGGACTGTTTTTTGCCTATTGTTTGGATCCTAATCCTCAGGAAGGTTTCCAGACATCTAAATGTACTTGAAAGGCCCCTCTGACTTAAATGTCCCTACTTAGTGCAGAATGTACCAGctgcaaagagaagaaagatgattGATCCATCAATGCTCTCTTTCCAAATTgcctaaattaaataaatggatttcCACAAAGGTCTTTGATGCTTTGAGCAGTTCTCATCTTCCAGGGTGCACAGTGCTGATACATGTCCTGTTGGGAAGGCTCTACCCCACTGGTTCCTAAATGGATCATAATCCCTGCCCATGTCCCTTCTGTTCAgccttgttttattatgtttgtctttcaaaGAGGCTCCATCAAGATGGAATGTAAGAAATTCCTTGGGTTTCATTGTCCCGGGAGTATCCTTCCCTGCTCTGTGGTAGCTTGCTGGGTTCTAAGGAGGAAACAGGTTTGCAGCTGGCACTGGACCCTCATCCCTTCTGATGCTCTGCAGGCTGCTGTGGTATCCGTGTCACCCATGCTGGGAACACTGTTAGTGTCCATATATTTGTGTGATAATTCTATGCTCTCAGTATGCACTACTATCATATGTagtatattttatagtttatatttatatgcatgtgtACCAAATGTGCACatgtattatataaatacatataagtgAGAAGACACAGTTTCCCAATTCTGCTTTGCAGTGTTTTACTGTCAGTTACGGAGGAGGGTAGGAGAATTcattatgtatgtttatatttgcATGCAAACAAGAAAATAGCCACTACCTGTGTAGACATCACTCAATGGATGATACTCTGCTAAGAGTTCTTAAATGTTCTGCACTGTCTACCACCTACCACTCTAGGAATAGTCTCACTTACTTTTTatatgagggaactgaggctcagagaagttaggtgaTTCCCAAGATCACCCATGATTCCTGGTAGAATCTTGATTCAGTGCAGAATCCtatatcacttaaaaataattgttgaagTTTCTTCTTATGCAATTCTCCatccctttgttttttctttttcttttcctgcttggcctcacctatggcatatggacaaTCCTGgatgaggggtcaaattggatctgcagctgctgcccatgccacagccacaacaccataTCCAATCTGCCCctgtgacatatgctgcagcttgtgacaatgctggatcttaacccagttggcgaagccagggatcaaagccggaTCCTCACAGAAACCAACaccaggtccttcacctgctgaaccacaacaggaagtcccattcctttgtttttagttctttctGAAAGTTGTTCTTCCCTGGTTGACTCCTCACTGCACTGACTACTCCATCTCTGTGCCCTTTTCAggctctccttctctgtctcaggCTTAAAAGGTCAAGGTCCTCATAAGCTTCAAGTCATCTTCTCATTCTACACTGTACTCATAAGGAAGAACATTCCTTACCATGTCCTGATTTCCATATATTCAACTATTGCAAATTAATATCTCCAGGATGTATATTGTGGCAGATTCTAGATCCACACATGCATCTACTGATGGGAAGTCTGTCTTTAGATGTTGCTTGAGCACTTTCTAGATCACATCTGCTTTGTTCCTGTCTTGATATCCCCCCATGGAGATTCTGGCGAGAGAATCCCTGTGCCTCTCTCTCTTATTGTAACAAGAAACCTAACTGAAATAATATAGCATCATTATTGCTTTTATATCTCTTTATCTTTCCAACTGAAAGCTCCAAAGAAGAGGTTTGGCATTTGCTTTATTCACCTCCGTGTTCTCAGAACTATCACATATCTGATGTAGGAAAATGAAGTTTTGAGATATAACcaacagaaagaaatgaatgatgaGTACAAATCATCATCCAGTTTTTAGTATGGGTTGCtacttttagctatttcttttgtttaagagAAAACTCAGGATATCCTCTGGGGAAGAATTtcataaattaaatggaaaataatttgataaaagaTAAAGGTAagcatattttgttagatttcagCTAATTATAAATATGAACATGATGTTgtatgaacaaaaaaaattttaaataccataTGTAGTATGGCTGAGATGAGTAAATAGATGGGTACTTTAGAGGCCTTTGCACAATAATCACTGTTATTTGAAACTCCTGCTCTAATAATTCCTAACGCTCTACTTTGTCTGAGTCTAGTTCTGAtccttgctctgtctcttcaaacagtttttttccttttagtatggTAAGTTTCTATTGAGAGTTGATCATGGTGTATCGGGTAAAAGGAACCGAGGTAAATTGTCCTTTAGGGTAAGGATTTCCATTTATCTTGTTAGGAGTTTGATTGTGTTTACCTCTGGTCCAGGGCTCTGTTTCTGCCCTCTTTATTCTGCATGTCAGCCAAGCTGCCTCATCCTTCTGGATTGGTCTTCTTCAAAAATGACTTTATTAGACCTATTTGACAATTAACCACCAAAGGAGAAAGGTCTGTATCTTGTATACCATTGTATTATGAGCACAGGGTTCATTATCATTACTCAAAATAATGAATAACAAAGAGTATTCTTAGATTTTCCATCACACGTTATACCGCAAGCTTCTATTAACCTGCCATCAGAACCTTATAttgaggaggtcccattgtggcccagcagtaataaacccaccTATTAgcaatgaggatgtgggcttgatccctggccttgctcagtgggctgaggatccggcattactgtgagctgcaggctaacttgcaaatgtggctcagatctggccttgctgtggctgtggagtaggccagcagctctagctcctattGGACCTGGAAACAtacatatgccctgggtgtggccctcaaaaaaaaaaaaaagaactttatatTGAAGTAATAAATAAGCATCATTTGATCATTCATCatattcctatggagcctcttgATTCATGATTCTCCACGTCACAATCAAGGTGCAGAGCAGGGAAGATGTAAGGCACATGATGCTAGAAAACAGTAGCCTTCTTTTCGCCACTGATTCCAGAGTCTTAACTTTATATATGTTCCCTTTTAGTAGTATTTTTCTGGCAAGGGCTGTCTTGCAGCTTCtgaattatttctgtttcatcttgaaaCAGAAACCAAAATAGAGAGGTAAAAGGGGAAACATAAAACTGTCCATACCATTAGTTTCCGTAATTTTCACTATgtcatagttttctttcttccctcaacTTTCTTAGAAAGCTCTCATTGCCTTTGGATGCACTCAAGTCAAAGGAAAGCAAATGCAAATATGACCATGAGGCGAGTGAAAGTAATAAAATGACTCCCCA
The nucleotide sequence above comes from Phacochoerus africanus isolate WHEZ1 chromosome 2, ROS_Pafr_v1, whole genome shotgun sequence. Encoded proteins:
- the LOC125119955 gene encoding interferon omega-1-like translates to MAFVFSLLTALVVFSYGPGASLGCDLSQNHVHVSRKNLVLLRQMRRLSPSFCLKDRKDFGFPQEMVEGSQLQKTQAISVLHEMLQQTFLLFHTERSSAAWDSTLLDKLCSGLHQQLEDLDPCLVQVMGEQTSALGMAVKRYFEGIHLYLKEKKYGDCAWETVRVEIMRALSSTTNLQERLRIMDVDLGSS